A part of Larkinella insperata genomic DNA contains:
- a CDS encoding RidA family protein — MTPDEKFAQLGLNLPPAPKPLGVYKPFLIVDRFVYVSGHGPVQDDGSLIIGRVGADLDMEKGKLAAQQVGLTILSTLKANLGSLNKIKRVVKTLGMVNGTTDFQRHPYVINGCSELFAKVWGEENGIGVRSAVGMGTLPDNIPVEIEVMFELAD; from the coding sequence ATGACTCCAGACGAAAAATTCGCCCAGTTGGGCCTGAATCTGCCGCCCGCCCCCAAGCCGTTGGGCGTTTACAAACCGTTCCTGATTGTTGACCGCTTCGTGTACGTGTCCGGCCACGGCCCCGTACAGGACGATGGTAGCCTGATCATTGGCCGCGTGGGTGCCGACCTGGACATGGAAAAAGGCAAACTGGCCGCCCAGCAGGTTGGTTTAACCATTCTGTCGACGCTCAAAGCCAATCTGGGCAGCCTGAACAAAATCAAGCGGGTGGTAAAAACCCTGGGCATGGTAAACGGTACCACGGACTTCCAACGCCATCCGTACGTCATCAACGGTTGTAGCGAATTGTTTGCGAAAGTCTGGGGTGAAGAAAACGGTATCGGCGTTCGCTCGGCCGTGGGCATGGGAACGTTGCCTGATAACATCCCGGTGGAAATTGAAGTCATGTTTGAGCTGGCCGACTAA
- a CDS encoding gluconate:H+ symporter, which yields MPLVLTFLGILALVFLIAFVKIDTFIAFVLVSLGIGLAAGMDVVAIGKSIQTGIGGTLGELVLIVGFGAMLGRLVAESGAAMRITNVLIKVFGVKNLRWGLALAGFIIGIPLFYNAGFIIVFPLIITIAASSGLPMMTVAIPMLSALSVAHGYLPPHPSPAAIAGQLGANIGRTLIYGIIVSIPAIVIAGPIFGRTLTKYRPQIDRDLFKIRQIPDHELPGAGISFFVALLPVLLLTLTGPLKTVFPEGSFADKLITLLAEPYIGMLLSVLVAVYALGIQRGLTMKAVMKDLEEAIKAASPVLLVIAGAGALKQIFIDSGTSKYIGFLLQDVSISPLLLGWGIAAVIRVCVGSATVAGLTTVGIILPLIENQTNVKPELMVLAIGSGSLMMSHLNDGGFWLFKEYFNLSIRETLQTWTVMETIVSIIGLFGVLALNLVV from the coding sequence ATGCCACTTGTACTTACCTTTTTGGGCATTCTGGCCCTGGTCTTTCTGATCGCATTTGTCAAGATTGATACGTTTATTGCGTTCGTGCTGGTCTCCCTCGGTATTGGCCTGGCAGCGGGCATGGATGTGGTTGCCATCGGCAAGTCCATTCAGACCGGGATTGGCGGCACCCTGGGCGAGCTGGTCCTGATCGTTGGTTTCGGGGCCATGCTGGGCCGGCTGGTGGCCGAAAGCGGAGCCGCCATGCGCATCACCAATGTGCTGATTAAAGTTTTCGGGGTCAAAAATTTGCGCTGGGGGTTGGCGCTGGCGGGCTTCATCATCGGAATACCGTTGTTCTACAACGCCGGGTTTATCATTGTTTTTCCCCTGATTATCACCATTGCCGCGTCTTCGGGGTTGCCCATGATGACGGTGGCCATTCCGATGTTGTCGGCCTTGTCGGTCGCCCACGGTTACCTGCCTCCGCACCCGTCTCCGGCGGCCATTGCCGGTCAGTTGGGCGCCAACATTGGTCGTACACTGATCTACGGCATCATTGTTTCCATTCCGGCCATCGTCATTGCGGGGCCAATTTTCGGGAGAACCCTGACCAAATACCGTCCTCAGATCGACCGCGACCTGTTTAAAATCCGCCAGATTCCGGACCACGAATTGCCGGGTGCGGGCATCAGCTTTTTCGTTGCGCTGTTGCCGGTGCTGCTGCTGACGCTGACGGGGCCGCTCAAAACGGTTTTTCCGGAAGGGTCGTTTGCCGACAAACTCATTACGCTGCTGGCCGAACCGTACATCGGGATGTTGCTGTCGGTGCTCGTGGCGGTGTACGCCCTGGGAATTCAGCGGGGGCTGACGATGAAAGCCGTGATGAAAGACCTCGAAGAAGCCATCAAAGCCGCGTCGCCGGTGCTGCTGGTCATTGCCGGTGCCGGGGCGCTGAAGCAGATCTTCATCGACAGCGGAACAAGCAAATACATCGGATTTCTTCTGCAGGATGTTTCAATTTCACCCCTGCTGCTCGGCTGGGGCATTGCCGCCGTTATCCGGGTTTGTGTGGGGTCGGCAACGGTGGCCGGTTTAACGACGGTCGGGATCATCCTGCCCCTGATTGAAAACCAGACCAACGTAAAACCCGAGTTGATGGTGCTGGCGATTGGTTCTGGCAGCCTGATGATGTCGCACCTGAACGACGGCGGTTTCTGGCTGTTCAAGGAATATTTCAATTTAAGCATCCGGGAAACCCTGCAAACCTGGACCGTCATGGAAACAATTGTGTCGATTATCGGTCTGTTCGGGGTTTTAGCGTTAAATTTGGTGGTTTAA
- a CDS encoding D-TA family PLP-dependent enzyme, translating into MDDYLIQNVQLIDSPALVLYPERIAHNIQTMLDLVDGDADKLIPHVKTHKMAEVAKMQVEAGITKFKCATVAEAEMLADTGARHVLIAYQLTGPKLHRFCELVQAYNWVEWASLVDNWVSAEELAHEFEKTTHKPVVYIDVNLGMNRTGHVVDENLEELYRQLKADERFDVRGFHAYDGHLRDPDVVVRQAQADAALKPLEELADKLEEEGATRPLMVVGGTPTFSNHAHRPNVWCSPGTCLLWDWGYGDLLTEQGFEWAALLITRVVSKPAPGIVTTDLGHKAVAAENPLNKRVKLLNLNGYEITGQSEEHLVLQVQNWDSIQIGDVLYGVPYHICPTVALHDEAQVILEGEVAGRWLIDARKRRITY; encoded by the coding sequence ATGGATGACTACCTGATTCAGAACGTTCAGCTAATCGATTCTCCAGCCCTGGTGCTGTACCCTGAGCGCATTGCCCACAACATCCAGACAATGCTGGACCTAGTGGACGGCGACGCCGACAAGTTGATTCCGCACGTCAAAACGCACAAAATGGCCGAAGTTGCCAAGATGCAGGTCGAAGCGGGCATTACCAAGTTTAAATGCGCCACCGTTGCGGAAGCCGAAATGCTGGCTGATACCGGCGCGCGGCACGTACTGATTGCCTACCAGCTGACCGGCCCGAAACTGCACCGGTTTTGCGAACTCGTACAGGCTTACAACTGGGTCGAGTGGGCATCACTGGTCGACAACTGGGTGTCGGCGGAGGAACTGGCCCACGAGTTTGAAAAAACCACCCACAAGCCCGTGGTGTACATCGACGTTAACCTCGGGATGAACCGGACGGGCCACGTGGTGGATGAAAACCTGGAAGAATTATACCGTCAGCTGAAAGCCGACGAACGGTTTGATGTTCGCGGCTTTCACGCCTACGACGGCCATCTGCGCGATCCGGACGTTGTCGTTCGGCAGGCCCAGGCCGATGCGGCCCTGAAACCGCTGGAAGAACTGGCCGACAAGCTGGAAGAGGAAGGCGCAACCCGGCCGCTGATGGTGGTGGGGGGAACACCGACGTTTTCGAATCACGCCCACCGGCCCAACGTCTGGTGCAGCCCCGGAACCTGCCTGTTGTGGGATTGGGGATACGGCGACCTGCTGACCGAACAGGGTTTTGAGTGGGCCGCGCTGCTGATTACGCGGGTGGTGTCGAAACCGGCTCCCGGTATCGTGACGACCGATCTGGGCCACAAGGCCGTAGCCGCCGAAAATCCGCTGAACAAGCGGGTGAAATTATTGAATCTGAACGGGTACGAAATCACCGGACAAAGCGAAGAACACCTCGTGTTGCAGGTCCAGAACTGGGATTCGATTCAGATTGGCGATGTGCTGTACGGTGTGCCCTACCACATTTGCCCGACCGTGGCGCTCCACGACGAAGCCCAGGTTATTCTGGAGGGCGAAGTAGCCGGGCGCTGGCTTATCGACGCCCGCAAACGCCGGATCACCTATTAA
- a CDS encoding SGNH/GDSL hydrolase family protein, whose protein sequence is MRTFPILLLTFMWLALTPSKPTRVVFFGDSITQAGVQPGGYITRIGDMLKKNNLANAYELIGAGIGGNKIYDLFLRMDEDVLAKQPNITFVYVGVNDVWHKRSFGTGTDPDKFVKFYDAVIKKLQAAGSKVILCTPAVIGEKTDYSNDQDGDLQQYSKLIREIAAKHNLPLCDLRKAFLDYNLKNNPQNQEKGILTTDRVHLNDAGNQLVADEMYKLMVSAK, encoded by the coding sequence ATGCGTACGTTTCCTATCCTGCTGCTGACGTTTATGTGGCTGGCCCTGACTCCAAGTAAACCGACCCGGGTGGTCTTTTTCGGTGACTCGATCACGCAGGCTGGCGTTCAACCCGGCGGTTACATCACCCGCATCGGCGATATGCTGAAAAAAAACAACCTGGCCAATGCGTACGAGCTGATTGGGGCCGGGATTGGCGGTAATAAAATTTACGACCTGTTTCTGCGCATGGACGAGGATGTGCTGGCCAAGCAGCCGAACATCACGTTTGTGTACGTGGGGGTGAACGACGTCTGGCACAAGCGGAGCTTCGGCACCGGCACCGATCCGGACAAGTTTGTGAAGTTTTACGATGCGGTTATCAAGAAACTCCAGGCGGCCGGTAGCAAGGTGATCCTGTGTACGCCCGCCGTGATTGGCGAAAAAACCGATTACTCCAACGACCAGGACGGTGATTTGCAGCAGTATTCCAAACTGATTCGCGAAATTGCGGCCAAGCACAACCTGCCGCTGTGTGATCTCCGAAAAGCGTTTCTGGATTATAACCTGAAAAACAATCCCCAAAATCAGGAGAAAGGCATTCTGACGACCGACCGCGTCCACCTCAACGACGCCGGTAACCAGTTGGTGGCTGACGAAATGTACAAGCTGATGGTTTCGGCCAAATAA